The sequence GCTGGTCTCGCGGATATGGGAGCGCCCCGGAGGTTTGCAGCGGCCGTAAGTGTCGCATTATTGACCGTTGCCTGCGCTGCCCGGAGTTTTGCCAGTGAGGGCGCGTTCCTGACGGGTCTGGACGCCGTGCACCTGCAACGTGCGGGCGGCGGCGTGGCGAGTCCGCGCAGCGCTGCCTGGATGGTGGTGAATCCGGCGGGCATCGCCGCCCTCGAGACCCGCGCCGATTTTGGCGTATTGACTATTCGCGGCCGCACGGATGTCACGCCGCGCGGTATTTCTTCCGACTGGCTTGCGGGTCCACTGGACAGCGACGTCCTGGCGTTTGTGCCCCCCGGCGGCTTGGTGCTCCGGCATGATTGCGACAGTTGGGGCGTCGGGTTCTACGTGCCCGCGGCAAGCGCAACGGATTACGAGGATTCGCGCAACCTGCCCTCGCAGTTGTTCTTTGGTCAGCGGGACCGGCGCCTCACGTACCAGCACCTGCGTCTCGTGGGCGCATATGCGCACAAGTTCGACAGCCGCTGGTCCGTCGGGATTGGTCTCCATGCGTCCGTGAGCCGGCTGCGTACAGACCATTTGACCCTGGACCTCGTGCCCACGTCGGGCGACAACGAATGGGATGAAACCCCTGGCTTCGGGTTTGGTCTCGGAGTCCTGAAGGAGTGGGACCGCTTCGCCGTCGGGGTGGGCTACATTTCCCGGCATTGGGTGGGCGATTTCGACAAGTACCAGGACCTCGTGCCTTACAACGTCGACCTGCCGCAAAGCGTGCAAGCCGGCTTGGCGTGGCGGGTTACGCCGCGATTCGAAATCGCGGCCGATTACCGTTGGATTGACTGGACCGACACGCGGATCTTCGGCACGTCGGTCGGGCGCAACAGCCTCGACTGGGCCGACCAGCACATCGCCAAGCTGTCTCTCGAATGGCGCGCCACGGACCGTGTGACGGTGCGAGCGGGATGGTCCCACGGCAACACGCCCATCGATCGCGACCACGTCTTCCTGTCGGGATTAACCCCTACGACGTTCGAGGACCAGCTTACGTTCGGTGTCTCCTGGGAAACCGCCGAGCGGCAGACTCTGCATATCGCCGTGCTGTATGTTTTCCCGCACACCGTGCGCGATTCCGGCACCGGCGATTTCTTCTCCGTGCAAGCGCGCGGCAGCACCCTGACCTCGCGGGTCGAGGCGCTGGCCGTCGGCTACAGTATCGCCTTCTAGGCGCCCCATTCCAGGAATGCGGTCACGTATGCGCGCAAACCTGCTTGTGCTCTGTTCTTCGCGGAGCCTGCACCGCGACTTGGTGT comes from Candidatus Hydrogenedentota bacterium and encodes:
- a CDS encoding TonB-dependent receptor — its product is MTVACAARSFASEGAFLTGLDAVHLQRAGGGVASPRSAAWMVVNPAGIAALETRADFGVLTIRGRTDVTPRGISSDWLAGPLDSDVLAFVPPGGLVLRHDCDSWGVGFYVPAASATDYEDSRNLPSQLFFGQRDRRLTYQHLRLVGAYAHKFDSRWSVGIGLHASVSRLRTDHLTLDLVPTSGDNEWDETPGFGFGLGVLKEWDRFAVGVGYISRHWVGDFDKYQDLVPYNVDLPQSVQAGLAWRVTPRFEIAADYRWIDWTDTRIFGTSVGRNSLDWADQHIAKLSLEWRATDRVTVRAGWSHGNTPIDRDHVFLSGLTPTTFEDQLTFGVSWETAERQTLHIAVLYVFPHTVRDSGTGDFFSVQARGSTLTSRVEALAVGYSIAF